In Candidatus Binatota bacterium, the genomic stretch TAGCGAGTAGTCGGCAGGGTAAGAGCAGGGTCTGGAGCGCCCGGCAGAAAGAAGTTGGCCTCCGCGTCCTCCAGTGTCTCTTCGATCTTTACCGTGGTTATGCGAATCGCTTCGCTGGGACAGGCTTGGACGCAGGCAGGAGCCTCGCCTAGCGCCAGGCGATCGGTGCACATGTCGCACTTGCGAACGATGCCGCGGGACTTGTTGTACTTGGGCACGTCGTAGGGACATGTGAGCAAGCAGTACTGGCAACCTATGCACTTATCGTCGAGATGCATGACGATCCCGGTAATCGTATCTTTCTCGTAGGCACCGGCGGGGCAACCCTTCATGCACGCGGGCTCAAGACAGTGATGGCAAGCAGTGGTGATGGTCTGCAGCACCGGATCTTCGAGCGTGCCGCCGTGAATAAGACCAACGTCACGCCAGACTTCATCGTCATCGAGGCCGTTCAAGTTGTGACAAGCCGTAACGCAGGCCTTGCAGCCCGTGCACGCGTCCAGGTTGACGTCGAACGCGTACTGCTCCCCTTGCGTGGGCTCTGTGAGCGGTATGAGATCACGGTAGTGCTCTGCCCGGGAGGCCGATTGGTGGTCATCGTTCCGCTGTGCAAAGCGCTCGACCGCGCTCAGGTCCTGTTGTTCGTCGAGAAGCCTTTCGACAAAACTGCCGCCCGGCGAGCTGCTTTCTGATCCAGTGTTGCCAGTCCTCATCGCCGCACTCTTTGCTCAGGCCCTAGCCGGCAGGGGCTCTACCCCAGCGTGGCCCAGCCTTTGCGCCATTTCCCTGCGTACCCGCCGCTCGGTTTCAGGGCTGAAGGAAACCGTGAGGACCAGGAACGAACCCGCGGCGACTATTGTCCCTGTCAGCAGGAAGGCGTCGGACCATGCCAGGCCACTGAGCTGGGGCTTGAACAGGAACATCAATGCGACAGCAAGCGCGTTGCCACCGGCGCCGACTATGCCCGACACGAGACCGTTGGCCTCGGGTTTGACGAACGGTACGATGGCGTAGGTGGCACCGCAGCAGGCATGGACAAACAGGCCCACGCCTGCCAGGCAAAGAACCACCGGTACCGGACCAGTCATGCGACTGAACAGCATCAACGCGACGCCCTCGCAGAAGAGAATAATAAAAAGCCAGAACACGCGGCCGCGGAGGCCCTGGCGGGCGCCGAAGCGATCTGCAACCATTCCACCCAGCGGCCTCGCGAAGATGCCCATAGCGCCGAACAGGCCACCGACTAGACCGGCCATCGCGAGGTTCATCTCAAAGTCATCGACCAGGTAAAGGGCGATCTGCGAATCGATCAGCAGTTCGACACCGAAACACAGTCCGTAGATCGCGAACAACGCCCACACCCTGTAGTCAGAGCAGACAGCGAGGAAGGAAGACTGCGCGTGGGGCTTTTTTCCGTCGGCGATCGCCTGCGCGCGTAGCTCGGAGAAATTGCCCTCGGGCGCGTCCGTGGTCAGCAGGTAATATGCTACCCCGGTGATCGCCAACGCGACCCCGGGCACTATCATCACCAAGCGCCAGGCCAGGGCCTCCGAACCGACTGCCGTCAACGTGACCGCGAAGAGAAGAGGCATGAGCAAGTAGGTCGCACCCGCCCCTGAATTACCCAACCCGGCAGTCACCGCGCTCGCTGTACCCACACAGTTGGGGGCGAACATAACCGAGGTGTGGTACTGGGTAATGACAAACGATGCGCCGAGAGCGCCGATCGCCACGCGCATGAGGAGAAAGGTCTCGTAGCTCGACGCCAGTCCGACTGACATCACCGGGATAGAACCCAGGACCATCAGCCAGGTGTAAGTCAGCCGCGGACCTACACGGTCGCAGCACCAGCCGATGAAGACGCGCATGATGACAGCACTGGCCACCGCCAGCATGTTGGTGGTCACTATCTGGTCGGTGGTCAGGCCCAGGTCTTCGCGTATTATCACGAGCATCGGTGCCAGCCCGAACCAGCCGAAGAAGCACAAGAAAAAAGCGAGCCACGCCATGTGAAACACCCGCATCTGCGGTGTCTTGAAGTTCAATGGTTCGATGCGCGTGGCCTTTCCTTCAATAATCATTACGGTCCTCCAGGAATCCGCGACAAACGTCCCTGCCAGATCGCGGGCCGGGCTTAACCCGGCCTGCTGGACACCATCGTCCTGTCCTTTAAGCCACCGTTGGCCTTGGCAATTGAGATGTACTTGCCGGGATCGTCCCGGGCACATGCGGGTACTCT encodes the following:
- a CDS encoding MFS transporter, whose amino-acid sequence is MIIEGKATRIEPLNFKTPQMRVFHMAWLAFFLCFFGWFGLAPMLVIIREDLGLTTDQIVTTNMLAVASAVIMRVFIGWCCDRVGPRLTYTWLMVLGSIPVMSVGLASSYETFLLMRVAIGALGASFVITQYHTSVMFAPNCVGTASAVTAGLGNSGAGATYLLMPLLFAVTLTAVGSEALAWRLVMIVPGVALAITGVAYYLLTTDAPEGNFSELRAQAIADGKKPHAQSSFLAVCSDYRVWALFAIYGLCFGVELLIDSQIALYLVDDFEMNLAMAGLVGGLFGAMGIFARPLGGMVADRFGARQGLRGRVFWLFIILFCEGVALMLFSRMTGPVPVVLCLAGVGLFVHACCGATYAIVPFVKPEANGLVSGIVGAGGNALAVALMFLFKPQLSGLAWSDAFLLTGTIVAAGSFLVLTVSFSPETERRVRREMAQRLGHAGVEPLPARA